One segment of Tenrec ecaudatus isolate mTenEca1 chromosome 1, mTenEca1.hap1, whole genome shotgun sequence DNA contains the following:
- the SUGP1 gene encoding SURP and G-patch domain-containing protein 1: MNLKMDNRDVAGKANRWFGVAPPKSGKMNMNILHQEELIAQKKREIEAKMEQKAKQNQVVVTSKPGEIANAHDSSSISNKFANDGSFLQQFLKLQQAQTSSDAPPSSASAPPSTPTPSTVRRPLLLTKRAGLGLGGPPGLGKTYSHAKQLPVATRPSVFQSPDDDDEEDYEQWLEIKVSPPEGVETRRVIEKLARFVAEGGPELEKVAMEDYKDNPAFSFLHDKNSREFLYYRKKVAEMKRETQKVQVAPQKVSPPEDEEAKNLAEKLARFIADGGPEVETIALQNNRENQAFSFLYEPNSQGYKYYRQKLGEFRRAKAGYTDGPTAPDPSLKRQCPPETPSGSLTPTAACLASSATPVSSATPTTPPATVSGKAAATATAKRKRKSRWGPEEDKVELPPAELVQQDAAAAPSPLSVQDLKGLGYEKGKPVGLVGVTELSDAQKKQLKEQQEMQQMYDMIMQHKRAMQDMQLLWEKALQQHQHGYDSDEEVDSELGTWEHQLRRMEMDKTREWAEQLTKMGRGKHFIGDFLPPDELEKFMETFKALKEGREPDYSEYKEFKLTVENIGYQMLMKMGWKEGEGLGSEGQGIKAPVSKGTTAVDGAGFGIDRPAELSKEDDEYEAFRKRMMLAYRFRPNPLNNPRRPYY; encoded by the exons ATGAATCTCAAGATGGACAACCGGGATGTTGCAG GAAAGGCTAACCGGTGGTTTGGGGTGGCCCCCCCCaagtctggaaaaatgaacatgaACATCCTTCACCAGGAAGAGCTCATTGCTCAGAAGAAACGGGAAATCGAAGCCAAGATGGAACAGAAAGCCAAGCAGAACCAGGTGGTGGTCACCTCGAAGCCCGGAGA AATCGCAAATGCACACGACTCGTCCTCCATTTCCAACAAGTTTGCCAATGACGGCAGCTTCCTGCAGCAGTTTCTGAAGTTGCAGCAGGCACAGACCTCCTCAG ATGCCCCCCCCAGCTCAGCCAGCGCCCCCCCCAGCACACCCACCCCCAGCACCGTGAGGAGGCCCCTGCTGCTCACCAAGAGGGCGGGCCTGGGACTGGGCGGCCCACCGGGCCTGGGGAAGACATACTCGCACGCCAAGCAGCTCCCAGTGGCCACCCGGCCAAGTGTCTTCCAGTCCCCCGATGACGATGACGAAGAGGACTATGAGCAGTGGCTGGAGATCAAAG TTTCACCCCCAGAGGGAGTCGAGACCCGGAGAGTGATAGAGAAACTGGCCCGCTTTGTGGCGGAAGGCGGCCCGGAGCTAGAGAAGGTGGCCATGGAGGACTACAAGGACAACCCCGCCTTCTC GTTTTTGCACGATAAGAACAGCAGGGAGTTCCTGTACTACAGAAAGAAGGTAGCTGAGATGAAGAGGGAAACGCAGAAGGTGCAGGTGGCCCCGCAGAAAG TTTCACCCCCAGAGGACGAAGAGGCCAAGAACCTTGCAGAAAAGTTGGCCAGGTTCATAGCTGACGGGGGTCCGGAGGTGGAGACCATCGCGCTCCAGAACAACCGCGAGAACCAGGCCTTCAG CTTTCTGTATGAGCCCAACAGCCAAGGGTACAAGTACTACCGCCAGAAGCTGGGGGAGTTCCGGAGAGCCAAGGCTGGCTACACAGACGGCCCAACGGCTCCTGACCCCAGCTTGAAGCGCCAGTGTCCCCCTGAGACCCCATCAGggtccctgacccccactgccgCCTGCCTTGCCTCCTCTGCCACCCCCGTGTCCTCCGCCACGCCCACTACTCCCCCCGCCACTGTCTCCGGGAAGGCGGCCGCCACAGCCACCGCCAAGAGGAAGCGGAAGAGCCGGTGGGGGCCAGAGGAGGACAAAGTAGAGCTCCCACCCGCCGAGCTGGTGCAGCAGGACGCAGCTGCTGCCCCCTCGCCACTGTCAG TCCAGGACCTCAAGGGGCTCGGCTACGAGAAGGGGAAGCCCGTGGGCCTGGTGGGTGTCACAGAGCTATCCGATGCGCAGAAGAAGCAGCTGAAGGAGCAGCAGGAG ATGCAGCAGATGTATGACATGATCATGCAGCACAAGCGAGCCATGCAGGACATGCAGTTGCTGTGGGAGAAGGCGCTGCAGCAGCACCAGCATGGCTACGACAGTGATGAGGAGGTAGACAGTGAGCTGGGCACCTGGGAGCACCAGCTGCGGCGCATGGAGATGGACAAGACTCGGG AGTGGGCCGAGCAGCTAACCAAGATGGGCCGGGGCAAGCACTTCATCGGAGACTTCCTGCCGCCTGACGAACTGGAAAAATTCATGGAGACTTTCAAGGCCCTGAAG GAAGGCCGAGAGCCCGACTACTCAGAGTACAAGGAGTTCAAGCTGACGGTGGAGAACATCGGCTACCAGATGCTGATGAAGATGGGTTGGAAGGAGGGCGAAGGCCTGGGTTCTGAGGGCCAGGGCATCAAGGCCCCCGTCAGCAA GGGCACCACAGCTGTGGATGGTGCTGGCTTTGGCATCGACCGGCCTGCTGAGCTTTCTAAGGAGGACGACGAGTACGAGGCCTTCCGCAAGAGGATGATGCTGGCCTACAGGTTCCGGCCCAACCCCCTG